The Setaria viridis chromosome 6, Setaria_viridis_v4.0, whole genome shotgun sequence genome contains a region encoding:
- the LOC117859767 gene encoding heavy metal-associated isoprenylated plant protein 23 gives MGGVVSALAGASRERQSRKRKQFNTVELKMRMDCDGCELKVRNTLARMRGVESVEINRKQQKVTVQGFVEPQRVLRRAQSTGKRTEMWPYVPYTNPYVAPPVYDKRAPAGHVRRVDALIAPAAGREEDLSTIFSDDNPNGCSVM, from the exons ATGGGAGGCGTGGTGTCGGCGCTGGCGGGAGCCAGCAGGGAGAGGcagagcaggaagaggaagcagttcAACACGGTGGAGCTGAAGATGAGGATGGACTGTGACGGCTGCGAGCTCAAGGTCAGGAACACCCTTGCCAGGATGAGAG GGGTGGAGTCGGTGGAGATCAACCGGAAGCAGCAGAAGGTGACGGTGCAGGGGTTCGTGGAGCCGCAGCGGGTGCTGCGGCGGGCCCAGTCGACGGGGAAGCGTACGGAGATGTGGCCGTACGTACCCTACACCAACCCCTACGTCGCGCCGCCGGTGTACGACAAGAGGGCGCCGGCAGGGCACGTCCGCAGGGTTGACGCCCTcatcgcccccgccgccggccgcgaggAGGACCTCTCCACCATCTTCAGCGACGACAACCCCAACGGATGCTCCGTCATGTAG